One Panulirus ornatus isolate Po-2019 chromosome 62, ASM3632096v1, whole genome shotgun sequence DNA window includes the following coding sequences:
- the LOC139745772 gene encoding uncharacterized protein: MLCYEDCIMEKPYECSQCQKTFSWKRSLVQHMAAHTGNKPFECSHCLKAFSQKSYLVQHMSVHTGEKPYECSQCQKSFSQRSTLVRHMTIHTGEKPYECAQCLKTFSHKSALVQHMIVHTGEKPYECTQCQKAFSKKSNLMRHMSSHTGKKANGCSLSQKTFLNGSNLVQQVTIHAREKTHECSLCKKIFSRKDTLVQHMTVHTGEKPHECSHCLKSFSQRSTLVQHMTLYSGEKPHECSQCQKTFTQKHNLAEHMAVHTKEKPYKCPHCQKTFFKRYYLMQHMASHTGEKPHECLQCQKTFSTKSALVRHRIVHTGEKPFECSHCQKAFSKKSTLVQHMTVHTGEKPYECSQCQKAFSHKSTLVQHMTIHTGERPHECLRCLKTFSHKSTLVQHMNVHTGEKPYGCSQCPKTFSWKRSLVQHMAAHMGEKPHECSQCLKTFLERSSLVRHMTVHTGEKPHECSNCQKTFSRRTTLMQHMTVHTGEKPFQCSHCQRTFSRKGNLVDHMTLHTGKKPFECSECQKTFSRKGNLKAHMNIHKEAT, from the coding sequence ATGTTATGTTACGAAGATTGCATCATggaaaagccatatgaatgttcacaatgccaaaaGACCTTTTCCTGGAAGCGCAGTTTAGTGCAGCACATGGCTGCTCATACTGGAAATAAGCCatttgaatgttcacattgcctcAAGGCTTTCTCACAAAAGAGTTATTTGGTGCAGCACATGAgtgttcatactggagagaagccgtatgaatgttcacagtgccaaaagagcTTCTCGCAAAGAAGTACATTAGTGCGGCACATGActattcacacaggagagaagccatatgaatgtgcACAGTGCCTAAAGACCTTCTCACATAAAAGTGCTTTAGTGCAGCATATGATTGTTCACACTGGAGAAAAACCTTATGAATGTACACAATGTCAAAAGGCCTTCTCCAAGAAGAGTAATTTAATGCGACACATGTCTAGTCATACAggaaaaaaggcaaatggatgTTCACTATCCCAAAAGACTTTTTTGAATGGGAGTAACTTAGTGCAGCAGGTGACTATTCATGCTAGAGAGAAGACACATGAATGTTCACTGTGCAAAAAGATCTTTTCTCGGAAAGATACTTTAGTGCAGCATATGACTGTTCATACGGGggagaagccacatgaatgttcacattgcctaAAATCCTTCTCACAAAGGAGTACTTTGGTGCAGCACATGACACTTTATTCtggagagaagccacatgaatgttcacagtgccaaaagactttcACCCAGAAGCATAATTTAGCGGAGCACATGGCTGTTCATACAAAAGAGAAACCATATAAATGTCCTCATTGCCAAAAAACATTTTTCAAGAGATATTATTTAATGCAGCACATGGCtagtcatacaggagagaagccacatgaatgtttACAATGCCAAAAGACTTTCTCAACGAAGAGTGCTTTAGTTCGGCACAGgattgttcatacaggagagaaaccatttgaatgttcacattgccagaaGGCCTTCTCAAAAAAGAGtactttagtgcagcacatgactgttcatacaggagagaagccatatgaatgttcacagtgccaaaaggcTTTCTCCCATAAAAGTACTTTAGTGCAGCATATGACAATTCACACAGGAGAAAGGCCACATGAATGTTTGCGCTGCCTAAAGACCTTCTCGCATAAAAGTACTTTGGTGcagcacatgaatgttcatactggtgagaagccatatgGATGTTCCCAGTGCCCAAAGACCTTTTCCTGGAAGCGTAGTTTAGTGCAACACATGGCTGCTCATATGGGAGAGAAGCCCCACGAATGTTCACAATGTTTGAAGACCTTCTTAGAAAGGAGTAGTTTAGTgcggcacatgactgttcatacaggagagaagccacatgaatgttcaaATTGTCAAAAGACTTTCTCACGAAGGACTACATTAAtgcagcacatgactgttcatactggagagaagccatttCAGTGTTCACACTGCCAACGAACCTTCTCCAGGAAGGGCAACTTAGTGGATCACATGACTCTTCATACTGGAAAGAAGCCATTTGAATGTTCAGAATGCCAGAAGACCTTCTCCAGGAAGGGTAATTTAAAGGCGCACATGAATATCCATAAAGAAGCCACATAA